The following proteins are encoded in a genomic region of Triticum dicoccoides isolate Atlit2015 ecotype Zavitan chromosome 1B, WEW_v2.0, whole genome shotgun sequence:
- the LOC119349393 gene encoding uncharacterized protein LOC119349393 isoform X2, translated as MSDCATNRFNEKEDFQVVLGKGNPGESSCQQLTKWMAHWTRASSSPYGKSCSPLEDANNSTCAKDSETSPFELRKSTVAERLMSGRNHEGISMKNVPRLDPNMWGVAHDAWQEAEQTKTEWRDGHFQSCKIQMQKDENFYAKTVVSKTLSVCRLSDLPLDFQKLVSSDENPDSHWNQIPMLSVNQKVETILSPKRKYASGSVFDDLFVPQQIPKLNVGPSNLMACSHQEYGLQFPRMTDMVMDHCKPSGGIKHLLEDPTCLISDHAGKKLKVDNNSSSDCGMDEQGTGHYFANPNQEPLGRCDEKQFNLSENSDKFTDSVKQNDACLFEMLTIPSKPQSMASSSMQKDNICAEKANEQLATLSIEGSPRYNKANIFHNANANQYVSSKATTSSKQEPSSPGTETMDLDPLPFESGTRNQVPTDTIRSPAGADPSEKWLKRLLHDTANPHVHRSKRPRTGDCRPVRGAGGMSGTDIVDPVEARCVRCWIGRLCQGGGAPVSLGEPDERRTTAKPEVAAREFGGHFSSIKAMAMMGRMMRKIRPFDRERKGPWVMWKAEDGA; from the exons ATGTCAGACTGTGCCACAAATAGATTCAATGAGAAAGAAGACTTCCAAGTTGTTTTGGGCAAAGGAAATCCTGGAGAGTCATCTTGCCAGCAACTTACCAAGTGGATGGCACACTGGACCAGAGCAAGTAGCAGTCCATATGGCAAGAGCTGTAGTCCTTTGGAGGATGCCAACAATAGCACTTGCGCAAAAGATTCTGAAACTTCACCTTTTGAGCTTAGGAAATCCACCGTGGCCGAAAGGCTAATGTCGGGAAGAAACCATGAAGGAATTTCAATGAAGAATGTGCCGCGACTAGACCCTAACATGTGGGGTGTGGCGCATGATGCTTGGCAAGAAGCTGAACAGACCAAAACTGAATGGCGAGATGGGCATTTTCAAAGCTGTAAGATCCAGATGCAGAAAGATGAAAATTTCTATGCCAAGACAGTAGTATCAAAAACACTTTCCGTTTGCAGGCTTTCAGATCTACCATTGGATTTTCAGAAACTTGTGAGCTCAGACGAGAACCCTGATTCACATTGGAACCAGATTCCTATGTTGTCAGTCAATCAGAAAGTTGAAACTATACTCAGCCCAAAGCGGAAGTATGCGTCCGGTTCTGTGTTTGATGATCTCTTTGTGCCACAACAAATTCCGAAGCTAAACGTGGGTCCATCCAACTTGATGGCATGCTCACATCAGGAATATGGGCTGCAGTTTCCTCGAATGACTGACATGGTCATGGACCATTGCAAACCTTCAGGGGGCATCAAACATCTCCTAGAAGACCCTACCTGTCTCATTTCTGATCATGCAGGGAAGAAACTAAAAGTTGACAATAACTCATCATCAGATTGTGGAATGGATGAGCAGGGTACAGGTCACTATTTTGCAAACCCAAATCAGGAGCCGCTCGGCAGATGTGACGAAAAGCAGTTCAACCTTTCAGAAAACAGTGACAAATTTACAGATTCTGTTAAACAAAACGATGCCTGTTTATTTGAAATGCTGACAATCCCTTCCAAACCACAAA GCATGGCTTCATCGTCGATGCAAAAG GACAACATCTGCGCAGAAAAAGCAAATGAGCAGCTGGCAACTCTATCTATAGAAGGATCACCAAGATACAACAAAGCAAACATATTTCATAATGCCAATGCCAATCAATACGTTTCATCCAAAGCAACCACTTCCAGCAAGCAAGAACCCAGCAGCCCCGGAACagaaaccatggacttggatccccTGCCGTTTGAAAGCGGGACAAGAAATCAAGTCCCCACCGACACAATCCGATCGCCAGCGGGTGCCGATCCAAGCGAAAAATGGCTCAAGCGCCTGCTCCATGACACCGCAAACCCTCATGTTCACCGTTCCAAGAGGCCCAGAACGGGAGACTGCCGTCCGGTCAGAGGAGCAGGTGGAATGTCCGGCACCGACATTGTCGACCCTGTTGAGGCAAGGTGTGTTCGCTGCTGGATAGGGAGGTTGTGCCAGGGTGGCGGCGCCCCTGTTTCGCTTGGAGAACCAGACGAAAGGAGAACAACAGCGAAGCCTGAGGTCGCGGCCAGGGAATTTGGAGGCCATTTCTCGAGCATCAAGGCGATGGCGATGATGGGGCGGATGATGAGAAAGATCCGGCCATTTGATCGTGAGAGGAAGGGGCCTTGGGTTATGTGGAAGGCAGAGGACGGAGCCTGA
- the LOC119349393 gene encoding uncharacterized protein LOC119349393 isoform X1: protein MSDCATNRFNEKEDFQVVLGKGNPGESSCQQLTKWMAHWTRASSSPYGKSCSPLEDANNSTCAKDSETSPFELRKSTVAERLMSGRNHEGISMKNVPRLDPNMWGVAHDAWQEAEQTKTEWRDGHFQSCKIQMQKDENFYAKTVVSKTLSVCRLSDLPLDFQKLVSSDENPDSHWNQIPMLSVNQKVETILSPKRKYASGSVFDDLFVPQQIPKLNVGPSNLMACSHQEYGLQFPRMTDMVMDHCKPSGGIKHLLEDPTCLISDHAGKKLKVDNNSSSDCGMDEQGTGHYFANPNQEPLGRCDEKQFNLSENSDKFTDSVKQNDACLFEMLTIPSKPQSTYPVDSLSSCSPLFGAQNQLSCKTKTMHGDAQYVSKSSAGMASSSMQKDNICAEKANEQLATLSIEGSPRYNKANIFHNANANQYVSSKATTSSKQEPSSPGTETMDLDPLPFESGTRNQVPTDTIRSPAGADPSEKWLKRLLHDTANPHVHRSKRPRTGDCRPVRGAGGMSGTDIVDPVEARCVRCWIGRLCQGGGAPVSLGEPDERRTTAKPEVAAREFGGHFSSIKAMAMMGRMMRKIRPFDRERKGPWVMWKAEDGA, encoded by the exons ATGTCAGACTGTGCCACAAATAGATTCAATGAGAAAGAAGACTTCCAAGTTGTTTTGGGCAAAGGAAATCCTGGAGAGTCATCTTGCCAGCAACTTACCAAGTGGATGGCACACTGGACCAGAGCAAGTAGCAGTCCATATGGCAAGAGCTGTAGTCCTTTGGAGGATGCCAACAATAGCACTTGCGCAAAAGATTCTGAAACTTCACCTTTTGAGCTTAGGAAATCCACCGTGGCCGAAAGGCTAATGTCGGGAAGAAACCATGAAGGAATTTCAATGAAGAATGTGCCGCGACTAGACCCTAACATGTGGGGTGTGGCGCATGATGCTTGGCAAGAAGCTGAACAGACCAAAACTGAATGGCGAGATGGGCATTTTCAAAGCTGTAAGATCCAGATGCAGAAAGATGAAAATTTCTATGCCAAGACAGTAGTATCAAAAACACTTTCCGTTTGCAGGCTTTCAGATCTACCATTGGATTTTCAGAAACTTGTGAGCTCAGACGAGAACCCTGATTCACATTGGAACCAGATTCCTATGTTGTCAGTCAATCAGAAAGTTGAAACTATACTCAGCCCAAAGCGGAAGTATGCGTCCGGTTCTGTGTTTGATGATCTCTTTGTGCCACAACAAATTCCGAAGCTAAACGTGGGTCCATCCAACTTGATGGCATGCTCACATCAGGAATATGGGCTGCAGTTTCCTCGAATGACTGACATGGTCATGGACCATTGCAAACCTTCAGGGGGCATCAAACATCTCCTAGAAGACCCTACCTGTCTCATTTCTGATCATGCAGGGAAGAAACTAAAAGTTGACAATAACTCATCATCAGATTGTGGAATGGATGAGCAGGGTACAGGTCACTATTTTGCAAACCCAAATCAGGAGCCGCTCGGCAGATGTGACGAAAAGCAGTTCAACCTTTCAGAAAACAGTGACAAATTTACAGATTCTGTTAAACAAAACGATGCCTGTTTATTTGAAATGCTGACAATCCCTTCCAAACCACAAAGTACGTACCCAGTAGATTCTCTGTCTTCTTGTAGTCCTTTATTTGGAGCCCAGAATCAACTCTCATGTAAAACTAAAACGATGCATGGAGATGCACAGTATGTGTCAAAATCCTCAGCAG GCATGGCTTCATCGTCGATGCAAAAG GACAACATCTGCGCAGAAAAAGCAAATGAGCAGCTGGCAACTCTATCTATAGAAGGATCACCAAGATACAACAAAGCAAACATATTTCATAATGCCAATGCCAATCAATACGTTTCATCCAAAGCAACCACTTCCAGCAAGCAAGAACCCAGCAGCCCCGGAACagaaaccatggacttggatccccTGCCGTTTGAAAGCGGGACAAGAAATCAAGTCCCCACCGACACAATCCGATCGCCAGCGGGTGCCGATCCAAGCGAAAAATGGCTCAAGCGCCTGCTCCATGACACCGCAAACCCTCATGTTCACCGTTCCAAGAGGCCCAGAACGGGAGACTGCCGTCCGGTCAGAGGAGCAGGTGGAATGTCCGGCACCGACATTGTCGACCCTGTTGAGGCAAGGTGTGTTCGCTGCTGGATAGGGAGGTTGTGCCAGGGTGGCGGCGCCCCTGTTTCGCTTGGAGAACCAGACGAAAGGAGAACAACAGCGAAGCCTGAGGTCGCGGCCAGGGAATTTGGAGGCCATTTCTCGAGCATCAAGGCGATGGCGATGATGGGGCGGATGATGAGAAAGATCCGGCCATTTGATCGTGAGAGGAAGGGGCCTTGGGTTATGTGGAAGGCAGAGGACGGAGCCTGA